From Streptomyces sp. GSL17-111, one genomic window encodes:
- a CDS encoding multifunctional oxoglutarate decarboxylase/oxoglutarate dehydrogenase thiamine pyrophosphate-binding subunit/dihydrolipoyllysine-residue succinyltransferase subunit — protein sequence MSSQSPKTSSISTDQDGQGKSPVTGFGHNEWLVDEIYQQYLQDPNSVDRAWWDFFADYKPGQTTSAEPQAPAAAAPAQAGAAPAAGEKPAGQPQTAAAPQPQAAARPAQQAPQRAPEPAAPKAPAEQPKAATPRPAPKDEQPKAQAATPKEQPKSAPAAEEPSAGPEYVTLRGPGAAVAKNMNASLELPTATSVRAVPVKLLFDNRIVINNHLKRARGGKVSFTHLIGYAMVQALKAMPSMNHSFTEKDGKPTLVKPDHVNLGLAIDLVKPNGDRQLVVAAIKKAETLTFFEFWQAYEDIVRRARNGKLTMDDFSGVTASLTNPGGIGTVHSVPRLMPGQGLIVGVGAMEYPAEFQGTSQDTLNKLGISKVMTLTSTYDHRVIQGAASGEFLRQMHQLLLGQNDFYDEIFESLRIPYEPVRWNQDIDVSHDDEVTKAARVFDLIHSYRVRGHVMADTDPLEYKQRKHPDLDIASHGLTLWDLEREFAVGGFAGKSMLKLREILGVLRDSYCRTTGIEYMHIQDPKQRRWIQDRVERPFSTPEREEQLRILRRLNAAEAFETFLQTKYVGQKRFSLEGGESVIPLLDAVIDSAAESRLDEVVVGMPHRGRLNVLANIVGKSYAQIFREFEGNLDPKSMHGSGDVKYHLGAEGTFTGLDGEEIKVSLTANPSHLEAVDPVVEGVVRAKQDIIGKGGTDFTVLPVQLHGDAAFAGQGVVAETLNMSQLRGYRTGGTVHIVINNQVGFTAAPEAARSSMYCTDVARMIEAPIFHVNGDDPEAVVRVGRLAFEFRQAFNKDVVIDLVCYRRRGHNETDNPSFTQPRMYNLIDKKRSVRKLYTESLIGRGDITMEEAEQALQDFQGQLEKVFTEVREAAVTPGQAESAPPKPEFPVALDTAVSQEVVKRIAESQVNIPDRISVHPRLLPQLQRRAAMVEDGTIDWGMGETLAIGSLLMEGTPVRLAGQDSRRGTFGQRHAVLIDQNTGDDYTPLLYLAQDQARYNVYDSLLSEFAAMGFEYGYSLARPEALVMWEAQFGDFVNGAQTIVDEFISSAEQKWGQTSGVTLLLPHGYEGQGPDHSSARIERFLQLCAQNSMTVAMPTLPSNYFHLLRWQVHNPHHKPLVVFTPKSMLRLKAAASRTEEFVTGGFRPVIGDTLVDSGEVSAEAIRKVVFCSGKVYYDLDAERRKRGATDTALIRIERLYPLPAKEIQDALAPFTKAQKYVWAQEEPANQGAWPFIALNLVDHLDLIIGAAPDNADRLRRVSRPSSSSPAVGSPKRHAQEQAELVAEVFDL from the coding sequence GTGTCGTCACAGTCCCCGAAGACCTCGAGCATCTCGACCGACCAGGACGGGCAAGGAAAGAGCCCCGTCACCGGTTTCGGTCACAACGAGTGGCTCGTCGACGAGATCTACCAGCAGTACCTCCAGGACCCGAACTCGGTAGACCGGGCCTGGTGGGATTTCTTCGCCGACTACAAGCCGGGCCAGACGACGAGCGCGGAGCCGCAGGCTCCCGCAGCCGCCGCCCCCGCGCAGGCCGGGGCCGCCCCGGCCGCCGGGGAGAAGCCCGCCGGGCAGCCGCAGACCGCGGCGGCTCCGCAGCCGCAGGCCGCGGCCCGGCCGGCCCAGCAGGCCCCGCAGCGCGCGCCGGAGCCGGCCGCCCCGAAGGCACCGGCCGAGCAGCCGAAGGCCGCCACGCCCCGGCCCGCGCCGAAGGACGAGCAGCCGAAGGCACAGGCCGCCACGCCCAAGGAGCAGCCGAAGAGCGCCCCGGCCGCCGAGGAGCCGAGCGCCGGCCCCGAGTACGTGACGCTGCGCGGCCCCGGTGCCGCCGTCGCGAAGAACATGAACGCCTCGCTGGAGCTGCCGACGGCCACCTCCGTCCGCGCGGTCCCGGTGAAGCTGCTCTTCGACAACCGCATCGTCATCAACAACCACCTCAAGCGCGCCCGTGGCGGCAAGGTCTCCTTCACGCACCTCATCGGCTACGCCATGGTGCAGGCGCTGAAGGCGATGCCCTCGATGAACCACTCGTTCACCGAGAAGGACGGCAAGCCCACGCTGGTCAAGCCCGACCACGTGAACCTCGGCCTGGCCATCGACCTGGTGAAGCCGAACGGTGACCGCCAGCTCGTCGTCGCCGCGATCAAGAAGGCCGAGACCCTCACCTTCTTCGAGTTCTGGCAGGCCTACGAGGACATCGTCCGGCGCGCCCGCAACGGCAAGCTGACGATGGACGACTTCTCCGGCGTCACCGCGTCGCTGACCAACCCCGGCGGCATCGGCACCGTCCACTCCGTGCCGCGTCTGATGCCCGGGCAGGGCCTCATCGTCGGCGTCGGCGCGATGGAGTACCCGGCGGAGTTCCAGGGCACCTCCCAGGACACCCTGAACAAGCTGGGCATCTCCAAGGTCATGACGCTGACCTCGACCTACGACCACCGCGTCATCCAGGGCGCGGCGTCCGGCGAGTTCCTGCGCCAGATGCACCAGCTGCTGCTGGGGCAGAACGACTTCTACGACGAGATCTTCGAGTCCCTGCGCATCCCGTACGAGCCGGTGCGCTGGAACCAGGACATCGACGTCTCCCACGACGACGAGGTCACCAAGGCCGCCCGCGTCTTCGACCTGATCCACTCCTACCGGGTGCGCGGCCACGTCATGGCCGACACCGACCCGCTGGAGTACAAGCAGCGCAAGCACCCCGACCTGGACATCGCCTCGCACGGCCTCACCCTGTGGGACCTGGAGCGCGAGTTCGCCGTCGGCGGTTTCGCCGGCAAGTCGATGCTGAAGCTGCGCGAGATCCTCGGCGTGCTGCGCGACTCGTACTGCCGCACCACCGGCATCGAGTACATGCACATCCAGGACCCGAAGCAGCGCAGGTGGATCCAGGACCGCGTCGAGCGCCCGTTCTCCACCCCGGAGCGCGAGGAGCAGCTGCGCATCCTGCGCCGTCTGAACGCCGCCGAGGCGTTCGAGACGTTCCTCCAGACGAAGTACGTCGGCCAGAAGCGGTTCTCGCTGGAGGGTGGCGAGTCCGTCATCCCGCTGCTCGACGCCGTCATCGACTCGGCGGCCGAGTCCCGGCTGGACGAGGTCGTCGTCGGCATGCCGCACCGGGGTCGGCTGAACGTGCTGGCCAACATCGTCGGCAAGTCGTACGCGCAGATCTTCCGCGAGTTCGAGGGCAACCTCGACCCGAAGTCCATGCACGGCTCCGGCGACGTCAAGTACCACCTGGGCGCCGAGGGCACCTTCACCGGCCTGGACGGCGAGGAGATCAAGGTCTCGCTGACGGCCAACCCCTCCCACCTGGAGGCGGTGGACCCGGTCGTCGAGGGTGTCGTCCGCGCCAAGCAGGACATCATCGGCAAGGGCGGCACGGACTTCACCGTCCTGCCCGTCCAGCTGCACGGCGACGCGGCCTTCGCGGGCCAGGGCGTCGTGGCCGAGACGCTGAACATGTCGCAGCTGCGCGGCTACCGCACCGGCGGCACCGTGCACATCGTGATCAACAACCAGGTCGGCTTCACGGCGGCGCCCGAGGCGGCCCGCTCGTCGATGTACTGCACCGACGTGGCGCGCATGATCGAGGCCCCGATCTTCCACGTCAACGGCGACGACCCGGAGGCCGTCGTCCGCGTGGGGCGGCTGGCGTTCGAGTTCCGGCAGGCGTTCAACAAGGACGTCGTCATCGACCTCGTCTGCTACCGCCGCCGGGGCCACAACGAGACGGACAACCCGTCCTTCACCCAGCCGCGCATGTACAACCTGATCGACAAGAAGCGCTCGGTGCGCAAGCTCTACACCGAGTCGCTGATCGGCCGGGGCGACATCACCATGGAGGAGGCGGAGCAGGCGCTCCAGGACTTCCAGGGGCAGCTGGAGAAGGTGTTCACGGAGGTCCGCGAGGCCGCCGTGACGCCGGGCCAGGCGGAGTCGGCCCCGCCGAAGCCGGAGTTCCCGGTCGCGCTGGACACGGCGGTCAGCCAGGAGGTCGTCAAGCGGATCGCCGAGTCCCAGGTCAACATCCCCGACCGGATCTCCGTGCACCCGAGGCTGCTGCCGCAGCTCCAGCGCCGCGCGGCCATGGTCGAGGACGGCACCATCGACTGGGGCATGGGCGAGACGCTCGCCATCGGCTCGCTGCTGATGGAGGGCACCCCGGTCCGGCTCGCCGGCCAGGACTCGCGACGCGGCACGTTCGGCCAGCGCCACGCGGTGCTGATCGACCAGAACACCGGCGACGACTACACCCCGCTGCTGTACCTGGCGCAGGACCAGGCCCGCTACAACGTCTACGACTCGCTCCTCAGCGAGTTCGCGGCGATGGGCTTCGAGTACGGCTACTCGCTGGCCCGCCCCGAGGCGCTGGTGATGTGGGAGGCCCAGTTCGGTGACTTCGTCAACGGCGCGCAGACGATCGTGGACGAGTTCATCTCCTCGGCCGAGCAGAAGTGGGGTCAGACCTCCGGTGTGACGCTCCTGCTGCCGCACGGCTACGAGGGCCAGGGCCCGGACCACTCCTCGGCCCGCATCGAGCGGTTCCTCCAGCTGTGCGCGCAGAACAGCATGACCGTCGCGATGCCGACACTGCCGTCGAACTACTTCCACCTGCTGCGCTGGCAGGTGCACAACCCGCACCACAAGCCGCTGGTCGTCTTCACGCCGAAGTCGATGCTCCGGCTGAAGGCGGCGGCCTCCCGCACGGAGGAGTTCGTCACCGGCGGCTTCCGCCCGGTCATCGGCGACACGCTGGTGGACTCCGGCGAGGTGAGTGCCGAGGCCATCCGCAAGGTCGTCTTCTGCTCCGGCAAGGTCTACTACGACCTGGACGCCGAGCGCAGGAAGCGCGGTGCGACGGACACGGCGCTCATCCGGATCGAGCGGCTGTACCCGCTGCCGGCCAAGGAGATCCAGGACGCCCTGGCGCCCTTCACCAAGGCCCAGAAGTACGTGTGGGCCCAGGAGGAGCCGGCCAACCAGGGGGCGTGGCCGTTCATCGCGCTGAACCTGGTGGACCACCTGGACCTGATCATCGGCGCGGCGCCGGACAACGCGGACCGGCTGCGCCGGGTCTCGCGTCCGTCCTCGTCCTCGCCGGCGGTCGGTTCGCCGAAGCGGCACGCGCAGGAGCAGGCGGAGCTGGTCGCGGAGGTCTTCGACCTCTGA
- the fxsT gene encoding FxSxx-COOH system tetratricopeptide repeat protein — protein MAAQRQSARSGVDEYRSEHFVIAFPGYNRPWATWIARRLETYRHTTTLHRWNPPREEPLETAFADLLLSGSRVILVLSDWFFQLGPRREGEWNDVLRGYLREHSDRFAAVNLTNRTLLPATTVLQPVDLWAVGAEEAEWRLLTRLGLSTNAPERTLGGVESRYPNDPPVVWGEVPLRNPRFTGRDDLLMELQQRLTDVDQGVSACALVGMPGIGKTQLAAEYAHRFTPDYDIVWWVPSDQRGTLRERYGELAPELGLRTGSETGERIRVVREALRRGEPYGRWLLVFDGWDDLDGAELLLPPGQTGHVLVTSRNRDWGRVVDVVEVPGFRRYESISYLMRRAPHITAADAERVSLEHRDVPLPLAQAAALLGESHMSVTEYLRLVRDSVNPMPGRAEFEGYSDASLTSWSIMINRLRAAQPQAVELLTLATCFAPGRVPIGLVHGIPAGELPENLAWIGQDPAGWTRALDALVNYSVITRDTRSAAAASSAGEPSPRHETIHMHRLVHDVASRLTTAEDRETYRRVVRRLLAEADPGQPLEAAHWPRYAELLPHLEPSGALTSTNPRVQSTVLNCLRYCLRAGEYVLGRQLAERIRQEWSDFLTPDARAMLELTTQQGNILRNSGHFRTAYELDRSMLERLRAVEEPDQHALLTASNSYAQDLHYLGQYQESLQLQREVLEKALLLRGPDDYTTLTNRHNVALALRMLGRYAEAYEMDVETLRMRESLLRTRHAATLYSGTACARDLRLMGRYREALARQELGMRLHVQVLGGQHPQTLWARYNLVLCERRAGSPHQEVGRVMASLLEQFEQVNGSAHHQTAVFRTDYANYLREHGDLGKARDHLDQASAVFRSVLGPAHPITTGMLSNAGLVLQAAGERAEAMAVFESAYAGLAATLGYDHPWVLGCALNAARGRNFNDRLEDAAELSRDTLRRTRHALGEDHPLTLSAQTALAADLRSLRERTEADKQEEDALQRLTRTLGAQHPHTLSAQRRVRPYWDFEAAMG, from the coding sequence ATGGCCGCACAGCGGCAGTCGGCAAGGAGCGGTGTGGACGAGTACCGCAGCGAGCACTTCGTCATCGCCTTCCCCGGCTACAACCGGCCCTGGGCCACGTGGATCGCGCGGCGGCTGGAAACCTACCGCCACACGACCACCCTGCACCGCTGGAACCCGCCGCGCGAGGAACCGCTGGAGACGGCCTTCGCGGACCTGCTGCTCTCCGGCAGCCGGGTGATCCTGGTGCTGAGTGACTGGTTCTTCCAACTGGGCCCGCGCCGGGAGGGTGAGTGGAACGATGTCCTCCGGGGCTATCTGCGGGAGCACTCCGACCGGTTCGCCGCCGTCAACCTGACCAACCGCACGCTGCTGCCGGCCACGACCGTCCTGCAGCCCGTGGACCTGTGGGCCGTCGGCGCGGAGGAGGCCGAGTGGCGCCTGCTGACCCGGCTCGGGCTGTCCACGAACGCGCCGGAGCGCACGCTCGGCGGAGTCGAGTCGCGCTACCCCAACGATCCGCCCGTCGTCTGGGGCGAGGTGCCGTTGCGCAACCCGCGCTTCACGGGCCGGGACGACCTGCTGATGGAGCTGCAGCAGCGGCTCACGGACGTTGACCAGGGCGTGTCGGCCTGTGCGCTGGTCGGCATGCCCGGCATCGGCAAGACGCAGCTGGCCGCCGAGTACGCGCACCGCTTCACCCCCGACTACGACATTGTCTGGTGGGTGCCCTCCGACCAACGCGGCACCCTGCGCGAGCGGTACGGCGAGCTCGCCCCCGAGCTCGGCCTGCGCACCGGCTCCGAGACCGGTGAGCGCATCCGCGTGGTGCGGGAGGCGCTGCGTCGCGGTGAACCGTACGGGCGCTGGCTCCTCGTCTTTGACGGATGGGACGACCTCGACGGAGCCGAACTGCTGCTGCCGCCCGGCCAGACGGGCCACGTCCTGGTCACCTCGCGTAACCGCGACTGGGGCCGCGTGGTCGACGTGGTCGAGGTACCCGGCTTCCGGCGGTACGAGTCGATCTCCTACCTGATGCGGCGGGCCCCGCACATCACCGCGGCCGACGCCGAACGCGTCTCCTTGGAGCACCGCGACGTGCCGCTGCCGCTGGCCCAGGCGGCGGCCCTGCTCGGCGAGTCGCACATGTCCGTCACCGAGTACCTCAGGTTGGTGCGGGACAGCGTCAACCCGATGCCCGGCCGCGCGGAGTTCGAGGGGTATTCCGACGCGTCGCTCACCTCCTGGTCCATCATGATCAACCGACTGCGGGCCGCACAGCCGCAGGCTGTCGAACTGCTGACCCTCGCCACGTGCTTCGCCCCCGGCCGCGTCCCGATCGGTCTCGTGCACGGCATCCCGGCGGGGGAGCTGCCCGAGAACCTGGCGTGGATCGGCCAGGACCCGGCCGGCTGGACCAGGGCGCTGGACGCGCTGGTCAACTACTCCGTCATCACCCGCGACACCCGCTCCGCAGCTGCCGCGTCCAGCGCCGGAGAGCCGAGTCCGCGCCACGAGACGATCCACATGCACCGGCTCGTCCACGATGTCGCCAGCCGGCTCACCACCGCCGAGGACCGCGAGACCTACCGCCGGGTCGTGCGCCGACTGCTGGCCGAGGCCGACCCCGGGCAGCCGCTTGAGGCGGCGCACTGGCCGCGCTACGCCGAACTGCTGCCGCACCTGGAGCCGTCCGGAGCCCTGACCAGTACCAACCCGCGTGTCCAGAGCACCGTGCTGAACTGCCTGCGCTACTGCCTGCGTGCCGGGGAGTACGTCCTCGGACGCCAACTCGCCGAACGCATCAGGCAGGAGTGGTCCGATTTCCTCACCCCTGACGCGCGGGCCATGCTGGAACTCACCACCCAGCAGGGCAACATCCTGCGCAACAGCGGCCACTTCCGCACCGCCTACGAACTGGACCGCAGCATGCTCGAACGGCTCCGCGCCGTCGAGGAGCCCGATCAGCACGCCCTGCTGACCGCCAGCAACTCCTACGCCCAGGACCTGCACTACCTCGGCCAGTACCAGGAATCCCTCCAGCTCCAGCGTGAGGTGCTGGAGAAGGCCCTGCTGCTGCGCGGGCCCGACGACTACACCACGCTGACCAACCGGCACAACGTAGCGCTCGCCCTGCGCATGCTCGGCCGGTACGCCGAGGCGTACGAGATGGACGTCGAGACGCTACGGATGCGCGAGTCCCTGCTGCGCACCCGGCACGCGGCGACCCTCTACTCCGGGACCGCCTGCGCCCGCGACCTGCGGCTGATGGGCCGCTACCGCGAAGCCCTCGCTCGCCAGGAACTGGGCATGCGGCTGCACGTCCAGGTCCTCGGCGGGCAGCACCCGCAGACGTTGTGGGCCCGCTACAACCTCGTGCTGTGCGAACGCCGGGCCGGCAGCCCCCACCAGGAAGTCGGGCGGGTCATGGCGAGCCTGCTCGAACAGTTCGAGCAGGTCAACGGCAGCGCCCACCATCAGACGGCCGTCTTCCGGACGGACTACGCGAACTACCTGCGCGAGCACGGGGACCTCGGCAAGGCCCGCGACCACCTGGACCAGGCCTCCGCCGTCTTCCGCAGCGTGCTGGGACCGGCGCACCCCATCACGACCGGCATGCTGTCCAACGCGGGGCTCGTCCTCCAGGCCGCCGGTGAACGCGCCGAAGCGATGGCCGTCTTCGAGTCCGCCTACGCCGGGCTCGCCGCCACCCTCGGCTACGACCACCCCTGGGTGCTCGGCTGCGCCCTCAACGCCGCCCGGGGCCGGAACTTCAACGACCGGCTGGAGGACGCGGCCGAGCTGAGCCGCGACACCCTGCGCCGGACCCGGCACGCGCTGGGCGAGGACCACCCGCTGACGCTGTCCGCGCAGACGGCACTCGCGGCCGACCTGCGGTCCCTGCGCGAACGGACCGAGGCGGACAAGCAGGAGGAGGATGCGCTCCAGCGCCTCACCCGCACGCTGGGGGCCCAGCACCCGCACACGCTCTCCGCGCAGCGCCGCGTCCGCCCCTACTGGGACTTCGAGGCCGCGATGGGCTGA
- a CDS encoding aKG-HExxH-type peptide beta-hydroxylase, which produces MAATSATSPTRLPGPALARLAATRPVPGDLALLRRAVDDRRLVLLKALHTRLRRPPDAVGPEARRAFEAHWDLLARAEARRPRAARAALGYPTVGARLVAALRAADGAGLERALTAFGATASAVALRTGTPFTADLATEAGVLALPGVGVLHTPASRVRVDAWRGGAWLAPVGRPAGVGLLRVPGPGGGPVLRGAGPGWRQPARFPASGVRLEDVDPFRVPPGGVGLPTGTPRPAAERPESAAHPWAARWRAALALLLTADPVRAAEATALLRAVVPLSATPCGGGPAVHGEALSATARAMPGALLTTWPGSPAELAAVVVHETHHTKLDLVHDLVPLLDDGGGPPGATTSPDPGRRLHTVGWRTDPRPLRGVLHGTYAHLALADLWARLARGAGAPERFRRTARERHERCWEQVGEALPILLNSAELTYAGREFTKGMSEYHRSLGNRPGLTRG; this is translated from the coding sequence GTGGCGGCGACCAGCGCGACGAGTCCGACCCGCCTGCCGGGCCCGGCGCTCGCCCGCCTGGCGGCCACCCGGCCCGTGCCCGGCGACCTGGCCCTGCTGCGCCGAGCCGTGGACGACCGTCGGCTGGTGCTCCTCAAGGCCCTCCACACCCGGCTGCGGCGGCCCCCCGACGCGGTCGGCCCCGAGGCACGCCGTGCGTTCGAGGCCCACTGGGACCTGCTCGCCCGCGCGGAGGCCCGCCGTCCCCGGGCGGCCCGCGCCGCACTCGGCTACCCGACGGTGGGCGCCCGGCTGGTGGCCGCGCTCCGGGCGGCGGACGGCGCCGGTCTGGAGCGGGCGCTGACCGCCTTCGGGGCCACCGCGTCGGCGGTCGCCCTGCGCACCGGCACCCCGTTCACGGCCGACCTGGCAACGGAGGCCGGGGTGCTGGCGCTCCCCGGCGTGGGGGTGCTGCACACGCCCGCCTCGCGGGTGCGGGTGGACGCGTGGCGCGGCGGTGCGTGGCTGGCGCCGGTGGGCCGGCCCGCCGGCGTCGGACTGCTGCGCGTGCCCGGCCCAGGCGGAGGGCCGGTCCTCCGCGGGGCCGGGCCGGGCTGGCGGCAGCCCGCCCGGTTCCCCGCGTCGGGGGTGCGGCTGGAGGACGTCGACCCCTTCCGTGTCCCGCCCGGCGGGGTCGGACTCCCCACGGGCACGCCCCGGCCCGCGGCGGAGCGGCCGGAGTCGGCGGCACACCCGTGGGCGGCCCGGTGGCGTGCGGCTCTCGCCCTCCTGCTGACCGCCGATCCCGTCCGGGCGGCCGAGGCGACGGCCCTGCTGCGCGCCGTGGTGCCGCTCAGCGCGACGCCCTGCGGCGGCGGCCCCGCCGTCCACGGGGAGGCGCTGAGTGCGACGGCCCGGGCGATGCCGGGCGCCCTGCTCACCACGTGGCCGGGCTCCCCGGCCGAGCTGGCCGCCGTGGTGGTGCACGAGACGCACCACACGAAACTGGACCTCGTCCACGACCTGGTCCCCCTGCTCGACGACGGGGGCGGGCCCCCGGGGGCCACCACGTCCCCTGACCCGGGCCGGAGGCTGCACACGGTCGGCTGGCGCACCGACCCCCGCCCGCTGCGCGGCGTGCTGCACGGGACGTACGCGCACCTGGCGCTCGCCGACCTGTGGGCCCGCCTAGCCCGTGGCGCCGGTGCCCCCGAGCGCTTCCGCCGTACCGCTCGCGAGCGCCACGAACGCTGCTGGGAGCAGGTCGGGGAGGCGCTGCCCATCCTCCTAAATTCCGCTGAACTCACATACGCTGGACGTGAGTTCACCAAAGGCATGAGTGAGTACCACCGGAGTCTGGGGAATCGGCCCGGCTTGACCCGTGGTTGA